The genome window AGGGGCAGCTGCCCCTCCAGGACGCAGACCAGCAACCTCATCCGCTGTAACTCCTTGGGAGTCATCGAAATCATGTCCTTCTTCATGGGGGACATAATCGCTAAGCAGTTACAGGGGACAAAGTCGCTAAGCTAATACAAAAACAAGCCGTGCGTTGACACTTGGAAGGGGCATCGGCTAAAGTTAGTCGTTTAAAATCGTGAGGTCGGCCGAGGCAAAATGAGTCAGGAAAAGCCCGAGGAAATTCGTCAGGAATCGACAACCGAGACCCCTCCGCCTCCGGTTGATGAAACCTTCGACTACGTGGAATTCGAGAAGAAATCGCCCCAACGCCTTTCCCGTTGGTTTTGGTTGCAATGGTGCGTGTTGCTCGGCATCGGGTTCGCGATGCTTTCCATTCTCAGCGGCGGTTTCGCCAACATGCACGAATACGGCTGGAGCGACGCGGGCGAAAACCGGGTACTGCTGATCAGCAAAAACGAGATGATCTTCGCGGTCGGACTGCTGGCCATGCTGCCGCTGGTCGTTTTCCTGGTCATCGGCGCGGAACATTGGCTGGCCGGCCCGCTCGGCCGGCTGGTGGAAAAACTGGCGCAGCCGCGCCGGCGCCGCCTGGTAGTCGTCGCGGCGATGATGGTCGCCGGCGCCCTGCTCTTCGGCGCGGCAAAATGGGTGCTCGACTACCAGCCGGTGACCGACGACGAAAACGTCTATCTGTTTCAGTCGCGGATTCTCGCGGCCGGCCAATTGGCGTTGCCGAGCCTGCCCGACGTGGAACCGCTGCGCGACCGGATCTTCGAAGACAACATCTTTCTGGTGAACAACGGCAAGATTTTCGGCCAGTATCCGGTCGGGCAGAGCATCGCCCTGCTGCCGGGCTACCTGGCCGGCTGGCCGCACCTGATGCCGCTGGTGTTCGCCGTTTTTTCCATCCTGGGCCTTTATCTGCTCGGCAGCCGGCTTTACGGCCCCAAGGGCGGCCTGCTGGCGGCGGTGTTGCTGGCGATCAGCCCGACCTTCCTGGCGACGTCCGCCACCCTGCTCAGTCACAGCACGACCTTGTGCTGCCTGATCTGGTTTTTCTATTTCGCCCATCGCACCTGGAAGGAAACCGGCTGGGTTCACGCCCTGTTGGCCGGCTTCTTTTTCCTGGTTTGTTTCCAGGTCCGTTCGGCGACCACGCTGCTCGCCGCCGGGCCGGTCGGCATTGCGCTGGCCGTTTTTCTGCTGCGCGATATCAAGCGGCAATGGTTGAAGATTCTTCTGCTGGCGCTGCTGGTCGGGCTGACGATCGGCATCTCGCTGTATTTCAATTACCAGATCAACGGCGATTACTTCAAAACGAACTACCATGCCGCCTGGGGCGAAGGCCGGACGCCGTTCAAGCACCCCTTCGGCTTCGGCAAAGGCGCGTGGCACATGGTGCACAGCCCCGCCCAGGGCTTTTGGAGCGCGTGGGACAACCTGCTGCGGTTGAACTGGTGGCTGTTGGGCTGGCCGATCAGCCTGCTGTTCGTCATCGCCTGGCTGCTGCGCCGCGACAAGAAAAGCCTGGAGTGGCTCGGTTTTTCCACCGTGTTGCTGACGTTCTTCGCCTACTACTTCTATTTCTGGCCCGGCGTTTCCGACACCGGCCCCGTGCTCTACTACGAACTGCTGGCGGTGCTTATCCTGCTGACGGTCAGCGGCATCGAGGCCGCGCCCCGGCTGCTGCTGGCGTGGATGCCCCGGCAGGTCGCCGCGCGCCGGGTGATGCTGTTCATCGTGTTTTCCTGCCTGGCCGCCTTTTTCACGTTTCACCAATACAACGCCCGCGCGCTGCACCGGGTCGCCGAAAACGTCGCGCAGTTGGAAAAAGCGCTGGAGGATTTCGGCGTCCCCGACCGCGCGGTCATTTT of Myxococcales bacterium contains these proteins:
- a CDS encoding glycosyltransferase family 39 protein, whose protein sequence is MSQEKPEEIRQESTTETPPPPVDETFDYVEFEKKSPQRLSRWFWLQWCVLLGIGFAMLSILSGGFANMHEYGWSDAGENRVLLISKNEMIFAVGLLAMLPLVVFLVIGAEHWLAGPLGRLVEKLAQPRRRRLVVVAAMMVAGALLFGAAKWVLDYQPVTDDENVYLFQSRILAAGQLALPSLPDVEPLRDRIFEDNIFLVNNGKIFGQYPVGQSIALLPGYLAGWPHLMPLVFAVFSILGLYLLGSRLYGPKGGLLAAVLLAISPTFLATSATLLSHSTTLCCLIWFFYFAHRTWKETGWVHALLAGFFFLVCFQVRSATTLLAAGPVGIALAVFLLRDIKRQWLKILLLALLVGLTIGISLYFNYQINGDYFKTNYHAAWGEGRTPFKHPFGFGKGAWHMVHSPAQGFWSAWDNLLRLNWWLLGWPISLLFVIAWLLRRDKKSLEWLGFSTVLLTFFAYYFYFWPGVSDTGPVLYYELLAVLILLTVSGIEAAPRLLLAWMPRQVAARRVMLFIVFSCLAAFFTFHQYNARALHRVAENVAQLEKALEDFGVPDRAVIFTNYYLKNTTDKNYQDSWVVGRPMTSRLLGDKQLFYVNYGRTRDEEFAAKYHPGLPAYVVTWNQSGRPEVVRLEDYQVALFPDNFPDSR